In Altererythrobacter aquiaggeris, the genomic stretch CCGGATTGTCGAACAGGGGACGCACAGCGACCTGTCTGCTGCGGGCGGGCTTTATGCCCGGCTTGCCGCGCTACAATTCGACCAAGTGCATGATCGGGTCGGCTAAGGTCGTTCGGGCCCTTAACCAGCGGCCTGATTTCGTGTAGCCGGTATTAATTCTCGAAAGAATTGTCTCAATTCAAACCCGTGGAGCCTAACTGAATGATCAAGAGCACCCTTTTTGCCGGGGCATCTGCTGCCGCGCTTGCATTAACCGTACCCGCCATGGCGCAAGACGCCGACAGCACAGCGCCTGAAATGGTTTACGGCACCTGGGGGGTCGATCCTTCCACGATCGATCAGTCTGTCGATCCGGGCGATGATTTCTTCGAATTCGTCAATGGTAAATGGATTGCTGAAAACACCATTCCTGCCGACAAGGCCCGCTTCGGCGCGTTTGACGCGCTGGGCGAGGCATCGCGCGACGATGTGAAGACGCTGGTTGACGAACTGGTTGCTGCCAACCCTGCGCCCGGCACTGGCGAGCGCCGGATTGTCGATGCCTATAATGCCTTTCTCGATGTCGAAGCGATCGATGCCAGCGGCCTGACACCTGCCTATCCCTATCTTTCCGAGATTTATTCGGCCGCCACGCTCGACCAGCTGGCTGTCCTGTTTTCCAAGCCCGGCTATTCCGGCATGATTGCCGCCGGCGTTTCGGTCGATAGCAAGGATCCCAACAGCTACATCGTGTCGGTCGGGTTCGACGGTATGGGCCTGCCCGACCGCGATTATTACCTCGTCGATAACGAGCGTAACGAAGATATCCGCGCTTCCTATATCGAATATCTGACATTGCTGCTCGATAAGGCGGGTTATGATGATGCGGCTGGCACCGCACTGGCGGTGTACGCCTTTGAAAAACAGGTGGCGGAACTGGAATGGGACCGGACTGCGATCCGCAACAGCGATCTGACCTATAACAAGCTGACGCGCGACGAGTTTATGAAGCTGGCCGGCGATTTCCCGCTGGCAACAGTGCTGGAGGCGGGCGGTTTTGGCGATCAGGATACATTCCTTGCGCCGCAAATTCCGCCAAGTGCAGCAGAAGCCGCACAGCTGGGCCTGTCGGAAAAAATACTGGCCGGAATCGGCGGCGGCACGCCCGCAATGATGAAGCTGCTTACCCAAACGCAGCTGCCCTTGCTGCAGGCTTACATGGCCAAGAGCTTCCTTTCGAACAACGCTGCAGTGCTCTCCAGCGAGCTGGATGCGGCGAATTTTGCCTTTTACGGCACCAAGCTGAGCGGACAGGAACAGCAGCAACCACGCTGGAAGCGCGCGATTGCCGCAACGCAAGGCCAGCTCGGCGAAGTGCTGGGCAAAAGCTATGTCGAGCGGTTTTTCCCCGCCGAAAGCAAACTTGCGATGGACGAGCTGGTTGCAAATCTGCGCACCGCGATGGCGCAGGGCATTGCCGAAAACGACTGGATGACGCCCGAGACAAAAACCGCGGCCAAGGCCAAGCTGGATGCATTCAATCCGAAAATCGGCCATCCCGATACGTTCGAAACTTATGACGGGCTGACTGTCGCTGGCAATGATCCGCTGGGCAACCGGATGTCGGCAGGCGAATGGAACCGTCTCGACAATCTGTCGAAGCTGGGCAAGCCGGTCGATAAAACCGAATGGGGTATGCTGCCGCAGACGGTAAATGCCTATTTTAATCCGGTGTTCAATGAAATCGTATTCCCGGCTGCCATCCTGCAACGTCCGTTTTTCAGTGCCAGCAATGATCCGGCGGTGAATTACGGCGCGATTGGCGGCGTGATCGGGCATGAAATCGGCCACGGTTTTGACGATCAGGGATCGAAATATGACGGCACCGGCACTTTGCGCAACTGGTGGGGCAAGGAAGACCTCGAACGGTTTACCAAACTGGGCGACCGGCTGGCGGCGCAATATGACGCCTACTGCCCGTATGATGGCGGCGAAACCTGCGTCAACGGGCGCTTTACTCTGGGCGAAAACATCGGCGATGTCGGCGGCCTTTCGATGGCGTATCGCGCTTACCGCCTGTCGCTGAACGGCAAAGAAGCCCCGGTTATCGACGGGTTGACCGGCGATCAGCGTTTCTTCCTGTCCTGGGGCCAGGTGTGGCGTTCGATGCAGCGCGAGGCCATGGGCCGCCAGCGTCTGCAAACCGACCCGCATTCACCCGAGGAATTCCGCGTGAATGGCGCGGTGCGCAATCTTGATGCGTGGTATGATGCCTTCAACGTGACGGCTGACGATGACCTGTATCTGGCACCCGAAGAGCGTGTGCGTATCTGGTGATGCGGCCGGCTGCCTGTGCAGCGCCGAATACATGAGTAACAGAGCGGCGGGACCGATATGGCCTCGCCGCTCTGGTTTCGCCGCTCTTGCTTCATTGAACACCTTCCTTCATTGGCTCCGCCATGAATCTCACACTCACCGCAATTCTGCTCGGCATCGTCGAGGGCCTGACCGAATTTGTCCCTGTCTCCTCGACCGGGCATCTGATCCTCGCATCCGAACTGTTCGGCTATGATGCGGCGCAATGGGCGCTGTTCAATGTCGTGATCCAGCTGGGTGCGATTCTGGCTGTGGTTTATCAGTATTGGGGCACCTTCTGGAAAGCCGGAATGGGTGTCCTGCGGCTGGAACGCGAAGGCCTGAATTTTCTGCGCAATCTGCTGGTGGCGTTGCTGCCTTCGGTCATTCTTGGCCTCGCGTTCAAGGACCAGATCGATATCATGCTGGGCAGCCCGATGCTGGTGGCATGGGCGCTGGTTATCGGCGGGATCGCGATACTGGCTATCGAACAGGTCGCCAAACCGGGCAATTACACCGAGGTTGGCGATATGCCGCTTAAAACCGCGATTTTTATCGGTCTGGCCCAATGTCTGGCCATGGTGCCCGGGGTTAGCCGTTCGGGTGCGACAATCATGGGCGCATTGGCGATGGGTGTGAACCGCAAAACGGCTGCCGAATTTTCATTTTTCCTGGCGGTGCCGACGATGATCGGTGCCTCCACGCTCGAACTGGCGACCAAGGGTGATCAGTTGATGGCTGGCACCAGCACGGTCGGATGGTCGGAAATTGCGGTCGGGTTCGCGGTCAGCTTTGTCGTCGCACTGGCAGTTATCAGGATGTTTGTCGCCTATGTCGGCCGCGCGGGATTTGCCCCGTTTGCCTGGTACCGGATCGTGATCGGCATAGTAGCGATAGCCTGGCTCACCATGCGCTGATCCGCGAACCAAAAGGTTAACGGCGGCTTATCCATTTGAGGAACCATCGTCCGCTTCGTGTCTTTTAGTCATGAAAGGATCGATTTGTTGTAATGGGTTTGTTTATTGTCCTCGTTATCGGCGCGACCCAGGGGTGGCTCGCATCAATACTTACCCAAATCGAAGGGCGGCAGAACGTTGTGGTCAACGTGACCGCGGGCGCTATTGGCGCTGCCGCAGTCGCTGTGCTTCTGGCAGGGCCTTCGGTGCTTCAGGGCATTGCGCTGGAAACGCTGTTCTTTGCCATTGGCGGATCGCTGGTCTCGCTGGGTATCGCCAACTTCACCCAGCGCACTGCCGCGAATTGAGGCTCTTCGGCGACGCTGGCTAAACAGCCTTCGCGCCGCTACCCCGTCCGCCCCGCAGCAGATATTCCTGCGTACCGCGATGCACGACATTATCGACATCGATCACCGCCGAGTTTGCATAGGTAAAGGCGGGCGGTAAGTTGTTGTAAAGCCGGTCAAAATCTCGCTCTACCGTCTGCCGGTACAAATCTTCGAAACTTTCGATCACGAAATAGGTCGGCTGAAGATCGCTGATGACGTAATCGGTCCGCATGACGCGGTCCACGTTGAGCATGATGCGGTTGGGGGATTGCGCCTCGACCGCGAATTGCGCTTCCATCGGGCCGGACAGGATCCC encodes the following:
- a CDS encoding undecaprenyl-diphosphate phosphatase; this encodes MNLTLTAILLGIVEGLTEFVPVSSTGHLILASELFGYDAAQWALFNVVIQLGAILAVVYQYWGTFWKAGMGVLRLEREGLNFLRNLLVALLPSVILGLAFKDQIDIMLGSPMLVAWALVIGGIAILAIEQVAKPGNYTEVGDMPLKTAIFIGLAQCLAMVPGVSRSGATIMGALAMGVNRKTAAEFSFFLAVPTMIGASTLELATKGDQLMAGTSTVGWSEIAVGFAVSFVVALAVIRMFVAYVGRAGFAPFAWYRIVIGIVAIAWLTMR
- a CDS encoding M13 family metallopeptidase, with the translated sequence MIKSTLFAGASAAALALTVPAMAQDADSTAPEMVYGTWGVDPSTIDQSVDPGDDFFEFVNGKWIAENTIPADKARFGAFDALGEASRDDVKTLVDELVAANPAPGTGERRIVDAYNAFLDVEAIDASGLTPAYPYLSEIYSAATLDQLAVLFSKPGYSGMIAAGVSVDSKDPNSYIVSVGFDGMGLPDRDYYLVDNERNEDIRASYIEYLTLLLDKAGYDDAAGTALAVYAFEKQVAELEWDRTAIRNSDLTYNKLTRDEFMKLAGDFPLATVLEAGGFGDQDTFLAPQIPPSAAEAAQLGLSEKILAGIGGGTPAMMKLLTQTQLPLLQAYMAKSFLSNNAAVLSSELDAANFAFYGTKLSGQEQQQPRWKRAIAATQGQLGEVLGKSYVERFFPAESKLAMDELVANLRTAMAQGIAENDWMTPETKTAAKAKLDAFNPKIGHPDTFETYDGLTVAGNDPLGNRMSAGEWNRLDNLSKLGKPVDKTEWGMLPQTVNAYFNPVFNEIVFPAAILQRPFFSASNDPAVNYGAIGGVIGHEIGHGFDDQGSKYDGTGTLRNWWGKEDLERFTKLGDRLAAQYDAYCPYDGGETCVNGRFTLGENIGDVGGLSMAYRAYRLSLNGKEAPVIDGLTGDQRFFLSWGQVWRSMQREAMGRQRLQTDPHSPEEFRVNGAVRNLDAWYDAFNVTADDDLYLAPEERVRIW